The nucleotide window TCCACACGCGGTTGTGGAGGCGGATGGCGGCCTCCGCGTCCTCGGGTGGCGACTCGATAATGAAGCGCGAGTACATCGACGCGCCCCACTTCCACCAGTGGGAGAAGTGGGCGATGTAGCGCACCCCCCAATCGGCAAATCCCTCCTCCACCGCCTGCTTCTGCGCCCTCCAGATCCTCTCCAACCGGTCGAAGGTGCAGACGGTCTCGGTGGTGCCGTACATCCAGGGGAAGGCCAGCGTCTTGGGCGGATAGTAGAAGTCGTAGCGATGCTCCCACCACCGCTCCCCCGGCTCCCTCCCGAGATCCCGCGCCCCGAGCTCGAGGCAGATGTCCATCGCCTTCTGCTCCTGGAGGGCGGCGATGTCGGGATCGCCGTCGAAGCCGATCACCATGTACCCGCCCTCGAGATCCAGCTCCAGCGTCTCCTTGACCAGCGACGCCGTGGAATTCGGGTCGTAGAGCCGGATCACCATCGGCTGCAACCGCCGGGTCATCATCAGGCGCCCCGCCTCCAATGCGTTACGGATGTCGTCGAAGAGGACGGCGCGGAGAAGGCGGGCCTGCGGCAGGTAGTCCACCTGCATGGTGGCCTCGGTGATGATCCCCAGCGTGCCTTCCGTCCCCAGGAAGAGCCGCATGAAATCCGGTCCGGAGGCGTGGTTGGGCACCGGAGGGGTGCGGATGACGCGCCCGTCGGGCAGCACCACCTGCAGGCTCATCACCAGGTCTTCGGCTTTGCCGTACTTGGTGCTGATCGTGCCCGAGCCGCGGGGGGCCAGGTACCCGCCCAGCGTGGCGCAGTTGGCCGAAGCCGGGTAATGCGGCAGGGTGAGTCCGCGCTCGTTCAGCGCCCATTCCAACCGGGTTCCGTTGATCCCCGCCTCGGCGGTGACGGTGAGCGAGCTCTCGTCGATCTCCAGAATGCGGTCGAGCCGCTTCAGGTCGACGATGATCCCGCCGTAGAGCGCTAGCGCGCCTCCCTGCGTCCCCGATCCACCCCCCCAGGGGATCACCGGGATGCGGTAGCCGTTGGCGATCTGGAGGATGGCGGAGACCTCCTCCACCGAGCCCGGGTGGACAATGTAGTCCGGGCGCGACAGCGACTGGCCCCGGTCGAGCCACATCTGCGAGCCCCAGAACCAGTCGCACGAGTAGATCAGGCGGTCGGCGTCGGTCGTGGAGACGTACGCCTCTCCCACGACCTCCTCCAACTCGCTGCGAATCATCTCATAGTGGAACTTGCCCGGGCTGTAGCGAGTGGACTCGGTCGTTCCGTCCGCGGACGGCGCGTCGAGCGAGGGGGTGGCCTTTCCTGCGTGGTCATCGCTTGCTGGTCGCATGTGCTGGCCTTCGGGGGGTCGGCTTAAGCGAACGTTTGTTCACTAATGGTCATGCGTTCAGGTATATTGGGGCGGCGTCGCGGGGGTGTCAAGGTTGTTGGGCGGCGGCCGCCGCGCGCCGCCGGGGGGAACGAAGCGCGCCCGCGAGCCCGAGCTGTGGAGCTCGAGTCGCGGGCGCGCAATGCCGGTCGAAGGAAGCGCCCGCCCGGAGGCAGGCCCTCCGCGCGCCCGCTAGGCCTGGGTAGCCGCTTGTCGGACGGATACCTCGCGCTCTCTCGAGGCGGCGTCCTCGATGGCCACCGGATGGTATCCGCCGCGGGCGCGGAAGTAGAGGATCAGGCAGATGTAGACGATCAGCATCAACACGGGGAGCAGGGCGATCGTCTGCAGCGCGTCCTTCTGTGACTGCTCCTGCACCTGGGCGATCACCTCCTGATCCGCCGGCGGCAGGGTGGCTGCCAGCTCCGGGTTCACCGCCTGGTAGTCCCCGAAGATGCTGTTCCGCTGGATCATGACCTGCGAGTGCAGGGCCGGCGCCTCGATGGCGAGGTTCTCGTCCATGTTCCGGTCCTGCAGCAGCCCCATGAAGGGGGCGCCGATGACGCCCACCGCGAGCATGCCCACGCCGCCGACCACATTCAGGGTCAGCGCGCCGCCGCGCGGAAACTGCTCGGCCACCACCCCCAGCGAGGTCGGCCAGAAGAAGCTCTTGCCTATGCCGTACAGGGTGGCGGCGATCAGGATCATCGCACCGGCAGCGTTCGAAAGGGCGAACAGGCCGATGGCGGCGATGGTGGCGGAGACGGCGAGCAGCCCCAGAGGCGAGATGCGGTGCACGATGGAGCCGGCGAAGAACCGCAGCACCATCATGATCGCAGAGGTGTAGATCAGCACCCACCCGGCGTTGATGCCGATGCGGGTCATCTCGCCGCTCATCAGCGTGGTGATCCAGCTGTCCACACCCAGCTCGGTGGTTGCGAGCGGGATCATGACCAGAAGCATAAGGATGAACAGCGGACGACCGAGCGACCGGGTGTAGAAGGCGTAGACGCCCGTGGTCGCCGCGATCAACGCCAGGTTCACCCCCAGCGACCAGCCGAAGATCTGCCCGATCTGCATGATCACCATCGCCGAGGCGATCAACGCGCCCAGCGCACCCACCTCGCGCAGCATGTCGCGGTAGGAAACGCCGGCCGCTACGCGCTCGTGGATGGGGAAGCGCTG belongs to Longimicrobiaceae bacterium and includes:
- a CDS encoding FAD-binding oxidoreductase gives rise to the protein MRPASDDHAGKATPSLDAPSADGTTESTRYSPGKFHYEMIRSELEEVVGEAYVSTTDADRLIYSCDWFWGSQMWLDRGQSLSRPDYIVHPGSVEEVSAILQIANGYRIPVIPWGGGSGTQGGALALYGGIIVDLKRLDRILEIDESSLTVTAEAGINGTRLEWALNERGLTLPHYPASANCATLGGYLAPRGSGTISTKYGKAEDLVMSLQVVLPDGRVIRTPPVPNHASGPDFMRLFLGTEGTLGIITEATMQVDYLPQARLLRAVLFDDIRNALEAGRLMMTRRLQPMVIRLYDPNSTASLVKETLELDLEGGYMVIGFDGDPDIAALQEQKAMDICLELGARDLGREPGERWWEHRYDFYYPPKTLAFPWMYGTTETVCTFDRLERIWRAQKQAVEEGFADWGVRYIAHFSHWWKWGASMYSRFIIESPPEDAEAAIRLHNRVWNVAVGAALEHGGMINEHHGVGLKLSRFMRRQYGDAWPFLQQLKNAIDPLGIMNPGKVGFGR
- a CDS encoding MFS transporter, with the translated sequence MAQASAAQTVEHDKRLFWGCFIALVSTSFGFIARVLTAPEWGAQFNLTETQVGEILGAGLWPFAISIVLFSLVIDKIGYKAAMWFGLLCHTLSTVIILMAQDYSMMYLGTFVLALGSGTVEAYANPVVATVFSREKTRWLNYLHAGWPGGLVFGGILAIALGDLYWKYKIAIILIPTVIYALMLAAQRFPIHERVAAGVSYRDMLREVGALGALIASAMVIMQIGQIFGWSLGVNLALIAATTGVYAFYTRSLGRPLFILMLLVMIPLATTELGVDSWITTLMSGEMTRIGINAGWVLIYTSAIMMVLRFFAGSIVHRISPLGLLAVSATIAAIGLFALSNAAGAMILIAATLYGIGKSFFWPTSLGVVAEQFPRGGALTLNVVGGVGMLAVGVIGAPFMGLLQDRNMDENLAIEAPALHSQVMIQRNSIFGDYQAVNPELAATLPPADQEVIAQVQEQSQKDALQTIALLPVLMLIVYICLILYFRARGGYHPVAIEDAASREREVSVRQAATQA